In the Nitrospirales bacterium LBB_01 genome, one interval contains:
- the nuoH gene encoding NADH-quinone oxidoreductase subunit NuoH translates to MTLDALHAAVPEYLWNLGVIFIKIAVVLGATMLHVAYATYFERKVIAHMQARMGPMVVGPHGIFQPIADGIKSFFKEDIIPTNADKPLFFSAPVIGLMAAISALAVIPFFDGFVISNANIGLLFLFAMSSLAAYGVIIAGWSSNSKYSFLGALRASAQVISYEVSLGLSLVGVMLMAGSVNLTDIVHAQHNYPGGMYIIPQFLGFYVFVISAIAETNRTPFDLPEAETELIAGFFSEYSGFRFALFFMSEYIGMIIMSSIAVLCFLGGWTLPQFMLNMFPFLTHVPGLVWFMLKLYACIFFYYWIRATLPRYRYDKLMSLGWKVLIPLALLNVMITGTFKIFLHK, encoded by the coding sequence ATGACATTAGACGCTTTACATGCGGCGGTTCCGGAGTATTTATGGAACCTTGGTGTGATATTCATTAAAATTGCTGTAGTGCTTGGAGCAACGATGTTGCACGTTGCCTATGCCACATATTTTGAACGTAAAGTGATAGCCCACATGCAGGCCAGAATGGGCCCTATGGTGGTAGGTCCTCATGGCATATTTCAGCCTATAGCGGATGGCATAAAGTCCTTTTTCAAAGAGGATATAATTCCAACGAATGCCGATAAACCGTTATTTTTCTCAGCGCCGGTAATAGGCCTTATGGCTGCTATTTCTGCGCTTGCTGTGATACCGTTTTTTGACGGGTTTGTAATCAGTAACGCTAACATTGGCCTATTGTTTCTTTTTGCAATGTCTTCATTGGCTGCTTATGGCGTGATAATTGCCGGTTGGTCGTCTAATTCCAAATATTCATTTCTGGGGGCGTTGCGTGCCTCGGCTCAAGTGATTAGCTACGAGGTATCTCTTGGGTTGTCCCTTGTTGGAGTGATGCTTATGGCTGGTTCTGTTAATCTAACCGATATAGTACACGCTCAGCACAACTATCCGGGCGGCATGTACATAATACCTCAGTTTCTGGGTTTTTACGTCTTCGTTATTTCTGCAATTGCAGAGACCAACCGAACTCCGTTTGATCTACCTGAGGCTGAGACTGAACTGATTGCTGGATTTTTCTCCGAATACAGCGGTTTTCGCTTTGCCCTGTTTTTTATGTCTGAGTACATTGGTATGATTATAATGTCCTCGATAGCCGTCCTGTGCTTTCTGGGCGGATGGACACTGCCTCAGTTTATGCTAAACATGTTTCCTTTTTTAACTCATGTGCCGGGCCTTGTATGGTTTATGCTTAAGCTCTATGCTTGCATATTCTTTTACTACTGGATACGCGCAACGCTTCCGCGCTATAGATATGACAAACTGATGTCGCTTGGTTGGAAGGTGCTGATACCTCTTGCCCTTTTAAATGTTATGATAACTGGAACTTTTAAAATATTTTTACACAAATGA
- the nuoI gene encoding NADH-quinone oxidoreductase subunit NuoI encodes MERKQDTGIVRFLKTVFFVEILQGMKLTLKTMFTKPVTRQYPKEKRPAMTGFRGLHALVRNPETKQAKCVGCGLCAAICPSHCITIYTSEGEKHEKVVDRYEIDVLRCLYCALCVEACPFGAVVLTEHYEYAGYNKADFKMTKEKLLENWDKYMTGDKGTEYFKRFWGPRADDFKTPENQAVFRGRSQTKVDLNNAE; translated from the coding sequence ATGGAAAGAAAACAAGATACCGGCATAGTGCGGTTTCTTAAGACGGTGTTTTTTGTGGAAATCCTTCAGGGAATGAAGCTTACTCTTAAAACCATGTTCACAAAGCCAGTGACAAGACAGTATCCAAAAGAAAAGAGACCTGCGATGACTGGTTTTAGAGGACTCCATGCGCTTGTGAGAAACCCTGAGACTAAGCAGGCAAAATGCGTAGGCTGCGGTCTATGTGCCGCCATATGCCCATCACACTGCATAACCATATACACATCAGAGGGTGAAAAACATGAAAAAGTAGTTGATAGATATGAGATAGACGTTCTCAGATGTTTGTACTGCGCTCTTTGTGTGGAGGCGTGTCCGTTTGGAGCGGTTGTACTTACGGAGCACTATGAGTATGCCGGGTACAACAAGGCAGACTTCAAAATGACCAAAGAGAAACTGCTTGAAAATTGGGATAAATATATGACAGGTGATAAAGGTACAGAGTATTTTAAGCGGTTTTGGGGTCCTCGTGCCGATGATTTTAAAACGCCAGAAAATCAGGCGGTGTTTAGAGGACGGTCTCAAACAAAGGTGGACTTGAATAATGCTGAGTAA
- a CDS encoding restriction endonuclease has product MDFIEVLKALSAKIQKQMDDTLTEEATKTAFVLPFLSALDYDIFDPFEVIPEFTADVGIKKGEKVDYAIMKDSKPIILVECKKCNANLDSENYGQLFRYFSTTEVRFCILTNGIVYRFYTDLEKPNQMDTKPFMELNMLDIQDSLVEELKKLTKQNFHLETMLNVATELKYTREIKLVLEEQLSNPSDEFIRFFTSFVYSGTKTSSVMQQFKEIVKRALGQFINEQINKRLKCAMSEEKPIEKSPDEQKDNKCSEHMIITTEEELEGFYIVKSILRDIVDSKRIIHRDTQSYFGVLLDDNNRKPVCRLHFNSAKKYMTLFDRDKKENKILMENLDDIYKYTSELRKTITFYENKIETIEKK; this is encoded by the coding sequence ATGGACTTTATTGAAGTCTTAAAAGCATTATCAGCAAAAATACAAAAACAAATGGATGATACATTAACAGAGGAAGCAACTAAAACTGCTTTTGTACTGCCGTTTTTAAGCGCCTTGGACTATGATATTTTTGACCCTTTTGAAGTAATCCCTGAATTTACTGCTGACGTTGGCATTAAAAAAGGCGAAAAAGTGGATTATGCAATTATGAAAGATAGTAAACCTATAATCCTTGTTGAATGTAAAAAGTGCAATGCGAATTTGGACAGTGAAAATTATGGTCAGCTATTTCGATATTTTTCTACAACTGAGGTCCGATTTTGTATTTTAACAAATGGGATAGTTTATAGATTTTATACTGATTTGGAAAAACCAAATCAAATGGACACAAAGCCATTTATGGAACTTAATATGCTCGACATACAAGATTCATTAGTTGAAGAACTAAAAAAACTAACAAAACAAAATTTCCATCTTGAAACAATGCTTAATGTTGCCACCGAATTAAAATATACAAGAGAGATAAAATTAGTCTTAGAAGAGCAACTCTCAAATCCGTCCGATGAATTTATACGATTTTTTACTTCATTTGTCTATTCTGGCACAAAAACTTCGAGCGTTATGCAGCAATTTAAGGAAATTGTCAAAAGAGCTTTAGGTCAATTTATAAATGAACAGATAAATAAACGCTTAAAATGTGCTATGTCTGAGGAAAAACCCATAGAAAAATCACCCGATGAGCAAAAAGACAATAAATGCTCTGAACACATGATAATAACTACTGAAGAAGAGCTTGAAGGCTTTTATATTGTAAAGTCTATTCTCCGAGATATTGTGGATTCTAAACGAATTATTCACAGAGACACACAATCCTATTTCGGAGTTTTACTTGATGATAATAACCGAAAGCCTGTTTGTAGATTGCATTTTAATTCTGCAAAAAAATACATGACACTATTTGATAGAGACAAAAAAGAAAATAAAATATTAATGGAGAATCTTGACGATATTTATAAATATACCAGTGAGCTTAGAAAAACAATAACATTTTATGAAAACAAGATTGAAACAATAGAAAAAAAATAA
- the nuoF gene encoding NADH-quinone oxidoreductase subunit NuoF, whose amino-acid sequence MFEKIILKNIDDPHTASITGYMAVGGYKALEQAVGELTPRDIIDEIKSSGLRGRGGAGFPTGMKWQFASLDPKFPKYLVCNADEGEPGTFKDRPILEHNPHLLIEGMIISAYALQSTRGYIYLRGEYPHAKKVLERAIEEALAKGYLGNDILSKHFRFNITVHSGAGAYICGEETALLDSLEGRRGQPRLKPPFPVNSGLWGKPTIVNNVETFANIPYIVSHGAKAYSSIGVKDCPGPKLFSVSGRVNKPGVYELPMGISLREIIYNHCGGIKDGGALKGVIPGGISTPIIAPENIDCPMDYVHLPKYGSMLGSGAVIVFDDSVCIVKVYERAMKFFEHESCGKCTPCREGTAWMRAILERIERGDASERDLETLHDVAENVAGKTFCPLGDGAAGVLLAAMKIFREEFEYHIKNKRCKAQ is encoded by the coding sequence GTGTTTGAGAAGATAATATTAAAAAACATCGATGACCCTCATACTGCCTCAATTACAGGCTACATGGCAGTGGGCGGCTACAAGGCACTGGAGCAGGCTGTGGGGGAGCTGACCCCTCGGGATATAATAGATGAGATAAAAAGCTCTGGGCTTAGAGGGCGCGGAGGCGCCGGATTTCCAACCGGTATGAAATGGCAGTTTGCCTCTCTTGATCCAAAATTCCCCAAATACCTCGTTTGTAACGCAGATGAGGGAGAACCCGGCACTTTTAAAGATAGACCAATACTTGAACACAATCCGCATCTTTTAATAGAGGGGATGATTATATCCGCTTACGCACTGCAGTCAACCAGAGGGTACATATACCTTAGAGGTGAGTATCCGCACGCAAAAAAGGTGCTTGAAAGAGCTATCGAAGAGGCGCTTGCCAAAGGCTATCTGGGTAACGATATACTGTCAAAGCATTTCCGGTTTAATATTACTGTACACTCAGGGGCAGGGGCTTATATCTGCGGCGAGGAGACAGCTCTTCTTGATTCTCTTGAAGGCAGACGTGGGCAGCCCAGACTAAAACCTCCGTTTCCAGTAAATTCAGGACTATGGGGAAAGCCGACTATTGTTAATAATGTTGAAACATTTGCTAATATTCCGTACATTGTCTCACATGGCGCAAAGGCATACAGCTCAATAGGGGTTAAGGACTGCCCCGGTCCAAAGCTTTTTTCAGTAAGCGGCAGGGTCAACAAACCAGGCGTTTATGAGCTTCCTATGGGAATATCCCTTAGAGAGATAATTTATAACCACTGCGGCGGCATTAAGGACGGAGGAGCGCTTAAGGGAGTAATTCCCGGGGGGATTTCTACTCCAATAATTGCCCCTGAAAATATAGACTGCCCGATGGACTATGTCCACTTGCCTAAGTACGGCTCAATGCTTGGCTCGGGCGCTGTTATAGTCTTTGACGACAGTGTGTGCATTGTCAAGGTCTATGAGCGGGCTATGAAATTTTTTGAACACGAATCTTGCGGAAAGTGTACGCCATGCCGTGAGGGTACGGCATGGATGAGGGCAATCCTTGAACGCATAGAGCGGGGGGATGCCTCAGAGCGCGACCTTGAAACACTGCATGATGTGGCAGAAAACGTGGCTGGTAAGACTTTCTGTCCGCTTGGTGACGGGGCAGCCGGTGTACTTTTGGCTGCCATGAAAATCTTCAGAGAAGAGTTTGAGTACCACATAAAAAATAAAAGATGTAAAGCGCAATGA
- the nuoK gene encoding NADH-quinone oxidoreductase subunit NuoK produces the protein MVPLNWYIWLSGVLFCVGMFGFITRRNLIIMLLSVEIMFNAVNISLVAFSHYMEDLAGQILVFMIIAVAAAEAAIGLALVIALFRNKETITVDEINEMRG, from the coding sequence ATGGTACCTTTAAACTGGTATATATGGCTAAGCGGAGTCCTGTTTTGTGTGGGGATGTTTGGGTTTATCACACGAAGGAATCTGATAATAATGCTCCTATCGGTTGAGATAATGTTTAATGCAGTTAACATAAGCCTTGTAGCGTTTAGTCACTACATGGAGGACTTAGCCGGTCAGATACTTGTCTTTATGATAATAGCTGTGGCAGCGGCTGAGGCGGCAATAGGGCTTGCTCTGGTAATTGCGCTCTTTAGAAACAAAGAGACCATAACGGTTGATGAAATTAATGAGATGAGAGGATAG
- the nuoL gene encoding NADH-quinone oxidoreductase subunit L, producing MALKHVLIPALPLAAFIINIIFGKAIFRTKAHWIALIGVAGSFLCSLLALSDVLSGHTVNEDLYTWITSGSFRVSVGFLVDPLTAVMLIVVNTVSLLVHIYSVGYMHGDKGYFRFFAFLSLFTFSMLMLVMGNNFLQMYFGWEAVGLCSYFLIGFWYHKKSAADAAKKAFIVNRFGDFGFGLGVILIFLTFGSLHYSDVFKNPAVFLGQTINICGHSFDLLTVIALLLFCGAVGKSAQLPLHVWLPDAMEGPTPVSALIHAATMVTAGVFMVARTNAIFVLSPTAMAVVAVTGGVTAIFAATIALVQKDIKRIIAYSTVSQLGYMFVACGVGAFAAGIFHLYTHAFFKALLFLGAGSVIHAMEGEQDINMMGGLRKHMPVTYLTMLLASLSISGVPGLSGFFSKDEILWMAYAHGDGIGKFVYLLGAITALLTAFYSFRLIYVTFHGSFRGGHDKEHHLHESPSSMTAPLIVLAVGAVCAGYVGIPHILGGHDSFAHFLAPAVGEVETHGSVSQEWFVMISSVVIAVTGILAAYYFYIKNTKIPEAIANTCAPIYKILFNKYYVDELYGILIVKPAYWFSGAVINKITDGIIIEGVVNGIPALVGWFSKKLRKIQTGIVLHYSMYMAAGMFILLVLILSKLCTGRF from the coding sequence ATGGCACTAAAACATGTATTGATACCGGCTCTTCCCCTTGCGGCTTTTATAATCAATATAATTTTTGGGAAAGCTATTTTTAGAACGAAAGCTCATTGGATAGCGCTCATTGGTGTTGCTGGGTCGTTTTTGTGTTCGCTCCTTGCTCTTTCGGATGTACTAAGTGGTCACACTGTTAATGAAGACCTATATACGTGGATAACCTCCGGCAGTTTCAGGGTTTCAGTGGGGTTTCTTGTTGATCCGTTAACGGCTGTAATGCTGATAGTGGTTAACACAGTAAGTCTGCTTGTTCACATCTACTCGGTTGGATACATGCACGGAGACAAGGGCTACTTCCGATTTTTTGCATTCTTAAGTCTTTTTACTTTTTCCATGTTGATGCTTGTTATGGGTAACAATTTCTTGCAGATGTATTTTGGATGGGAGGCTGTAGGACTGTGTTCTTATTTTCTGATAGGGTTTTGGTATCATAAGAAATCAGCCGCCGACGCCGCCAAAAAAGCTTTTATTGTCAACAGGTTTGGCGATTTTGGGTTTGGTCTTGGCGTGATTTTAATATTTCTCACTTTTGGCTCGCTTCACTACTCCGATGTGTTTAAAAATCCGGCGGTTTTTCTGGGGCAGACAATAAACATATGCGGGCATAGTTTTGATTTATTGACTGTGATAGCGCTACTGCTCTTTTGTGGTGCGGTCGGGAAATCCGCACAGCTTCCGCTTCATGTATGGCTGCCTGACGCTATGGAGGGGCCAACTCCGGTCAGTGCCCTCATTCATGCCGCAACTATGGTAACAGCAGGCGTGTTTATGGTAGCAAGAACCAACGCTATATTTGTCCTTTCACCTACGGCTATGGCAGTGGTTGCCGTAACTGGAGGCGTCACCGCAATTTTTGCCGCCACAATAGCGCTTGTTCAAAAGGATATTAAGCGCATAATCGCATACTCTACGGTAAGTCAGTTGGGCTACATGTTTGTAGCGTGCGGAGTGGGAGCGTTTGCCGCAGGTATTTTTCATCTATACACCCATGCGTTTTTTAAGGCGCTGTTATTCCTTGGCGCAGGTTCCGTAATTCATGCTATGGAGGGAGAGCAAGACATTAATATGATGGGAGGGCTTAGAAAACACATGCCTGTCACATATCTAACCATGCTCCTTGCCTCACTGAGTATTTCAGGAGTACCTGGGCTTTCCGGATTTTTCAGCAAAGATGAAATCCTGTGGATGGCGTATGCTCATGGCGACGGCATCGGTAAGTTTGTCTATCTGCTTGGTGCAATAACTGCCCTTCTTACTGCATTTTATTCGTTTAGGCTTATTTATGTCACGTTTCATGGGAGTTTCCGAGGCGGACACGATAAGGAACATCACCTTCATGAATCCCCCTCAAGTATGACGGCACCCTTGATAGTGCTGGCTGTTGGTGCTGTTTGTGCCGGCTATGTCGGCATTCCTCACATTCTTGGCGGACACGACAGCTTTGCACACTTTCTTGCCCCTGCTGTAGGAGAGGTGGAGACGCATGGCAGCGTTTCTCAAGAGTGGTTTGTGATGATATCATCGGTTGTTATTGCTGTAACAGGAATTTTAGCAGCTTACTATTTTTACATCAAAAACACAAAAATACCGGAGGCTATTGCAAACACCTGTGCCCCCATATATAAAATACTCTTTAACAAATACTATGTCGATGAGTTATATGGCATTTTGATTGTTAAACCAGCCTACTGGTTTTCAGGCGCTGTCATAAATAAAATAACCGATGGGATAATAATTGAAGGTGTTGTTAACGGCATTCCGGCTTTGGTTGGCTGGTTTAGTAAAAAACTCAGAAAAATCCAAACTGGCATTGTCCTTCACTATAGCATGTATATGGCGGCAGGAATGTTTATTCTCCTTGTTTTAATATTGTCAAAACTGTGCACGGGGAGGTTCTAA
- a CDS encoding NADH-quinone oxidoreductase subunit J yields the protein MLSKVFFIYFATVIVLMSSLAITRRNAMHGVLYMLLMFFHLAGLYLFLNAEFLAAVQIIIYAGAIMVLFLFVVMLLNLREDVQKSRFIRPWVIGFIISSGVMVIALKAAKSAAVERTGHWGIKEIQSTTHISAIGQELYTRYLYPFELASLVLLVAIVGAIVLAKKRLK from the coding sequence ATGCTGAGTAAAGTTTTCTTTATATACTTTGCTACCGTTATAGTGCTTATGTCTTCTTTGGCTATAACACGGCGAAACGCTATGCACGGCGTACTTTATATGCTTCTTATGTTTTTTCATTTGGCTGGACTGTATTTGTTTTTAAATGCGGAGTTTTTAGCCGCAGTGCAGATAATTATTTATGCCGGAGCTATTATGGTATTATTTCTTTTTGTTGTTATGCTTCTTAATTTGCGTGAGGATGTGCAAAAGAGCAGGTTTATCAGGCCGTGGGTTATTGGCTTTATCATATCCTCTGGGGTGATGGTTATAGCGCTTAAGGCGGCAAAGTCGGCAGCAGTTGAAAGGACAGGGCATTGGGGCATAAAAGAGATACAGAGCACTACTCACATAAGTGCCATCGGACAGGAGCTTTACACTCGTTACCTGTACCCGTTTGAGTTGGCCTCACTGGTGCTCCTTGTTGCGATAGTTGGGGCAATAGTGCTTGCTAAAAAGAGGTTAAAATAG
- a CDS encoding molybdopterin-dependent oxidoreductase produces MIKLTIDGIEVVAERETTILEAAKQVGIEIPTLCTFKNLSPCGSCRMCLVEIERLPRPQTACTVKITDGMVVKTNTDAIIRARKAVLEFLLINHPLDCPVCDKAGECVLQDLSAKYGAAAGRFKEGKRTNPVSFEDPVIVRNMEKCILCTRCVRTCDDMQGAFAISVINRGCHSVIEPFSGGRYDCEYCGNCLSACPVGAITSKLHRHTYRPWYIERQVETICGHCGVGCTMTLQMRENTIIRVVPDFDKGVNSGLLCVMGRFGYDYTEHEERLRSPLIRKDGVLVPASWEEAVEFTAWRLKEIIKKHGGASVAGIASGRCTNEDNYMLQKLIRYVLGSNNIDSTARLFYGPAVSYLERMFGQGITSNLIPGIANSDGVFVAGGDPTTINPVLGIAVRSVWKNGGKVFVLGKSGGLRSNVKHELNHTEGTETLVLTWILANVYEKKNFSAENFIIDKKLSALKVPTLDTLVKAGVSPEALKYTVDELVLLKNPVVIIGPEVLLYGNGSKNLFLLGALNYVLNGRLFVLMDEPNTQGCLDMGCAPDLLVGGRPIELESFGHKMENMAGMKTPESKGLNLFEMIDGAESGSIKAMFVMGENPVFTIPDKKKTESALQKLEFLAVSDIFLTETASLADVVFPAAAWSEKDGTYTNLERRLQRLRKGAMTSRGRADWKILADICKAFGMKKTYPDVKSVWEEISKISTVHTGVRYDSLTGRSGIWPYGGEPLRGIEGDFEVEGLEDIPVLSVLSQNGRVILKEDRSLLHSSTLSRYSAALMGIAPEPLVMINPLTAQSLGLGNNERVALTSDKGTAEAVVRADRGMPEGVAALSNAFKDSGFRSIVGYTTDPILKSLTITDRVVTIERAKEL; encoded by the coding sequence ATGATTAAGCTAACCATAGACGGCATAGAAGTTGTGGCAGAGCGTGAGACGACAATACTTGAAGCCGCAAAGCAGGTTGGAATAGAAATTCCAACGCTCTGCACCTTTAAAAATCTGTCGCCTTGCGGCAGCTGCCGAATGTGTCTTGTGGAAATAGAGCGTCTGCCTCGCCCTCAGACTGCCTGTACGGTTAAAATAACTGACGGGATGGTTGTTAAAACCAACACAGACGCCATAATACGAGCACGGAAAGCGGTGCTTGAGTTCCTGCTAATAAATCACCCGCTGGACTGTCCGGTTTGTGATAAAGCCGGTGAGTGCGTCCTTCAGGACTTATCTGCAAAGTATGGCGCTGCCGCCGGCAGATTTAAAGAGGGTAAGCGCACCAATCCTGTAAGTTTTGAAGACCCCGTTATAGTAAGAAATATGGAGAAGTGCATCCTTTGTACCCGATGTGTAAGAACATGCGACGATATGCAGGGGGCTTTTGCTATTAGTGTAATTAACCGGGGCTGTCACTCAGTGATAGAGCCGTTTTCAGGGGGGCGGTATGATTGTGAGTACTGCGGCAACTGTCTCTCTGCGTGTCCTGTGGGAGCCATTACATCAAAACTTCATCGTCACACCTACAGACCGTGGTACATAGAGCGTCAGGTGGAGACCATTTGCGGTCACTGCGGTGTTGGCTGCACCATGACCCTTCAAATGAGAGAAAATACGATTATACGAGTTGTGCCGGATTTTGATAAGGGTGTGAATTCCGGGCTTTTGTGCGTAATGGGGAGGTTTGGCTACGATTACACCGAACATGAGGAAAGGCTGAGAAGTCCGCTTATACGAAAAGACGGGGTGCTTGTGCCGGCTTCATGGGAGGAGGCGGTAGAGTTTACGGCATGGCGTCTTAAAGAGATTATCAAAAAACACGGCGGAGCATCTGTTGCCGGCATTGCCTCCGGCAGATGCACTAATGAAGACAACTACATGCTTCAGAAATTAATACGATATGTGCTGGGTTCAAATAACATAGACTCAACGGCAAGGCTCTTTTATGGCCCTGCGGTAAGTTATCTTGAAAGGATGTTTGGACAGGGAATAACTTCAAACCTTATTCCTGGTATTGCTAACTCAGATGGGGTCTTTGTGGCTGGCGGCGATCCAACCACAATAAATCCGGTTCTTGGCATAGCGGTTCGCTCGGTGTGGAAAAACGGTGGGAAAGTGTTTGTTTTGGGTAAATCCGGCGGACTAAGAAGCAATGTAAAGCATGAACTAAATCACACGGAGGGTACAGAAACGCTTGTTCTAACGTGGATATTAGCAAATGTTTATGAAAAGAAGAATTTTAGCGCTGAAAACTTCATTATAGATAAGAAACTATCAGCGCTTAAGGTTCCCACCCTTGATACGCTTGTCAAAGCAGGAGTAAGCCCAGAGGCTTTAAAGTATACCGTAGATGAGCTTGTCCTGTTAAAGAATCCGGTTGTCATAATAGGCCCTGAAGTTTTACTTTATGGCAACGGCTCAAAGAATTTGTTCTTACTTGGGGCGCTTAACTATGTGTTAAACGGCAGGTTGTTTGTACTGATGGATGAGCCAAATACGCAGGGATGTCTTGATATGGGGTGTGCTCCAGATTTGCTTGTTGGCGGGCGGCCGATAGAGCTTGAATCTTTTGGTCATAAGATGGAAAACATGGCAGGGATGAAAACCCCAGAGAGCAAAGGGCTTAATCTTTTTGAGATGATTGACGGGGCAGAGAGTGGGAGTATCAAAGCAATGTTTGTGATGGGAGAAAATCCGGTTTTTACTATACCTGACAAAAAGAAAACAGAGTCAGCCCTCCAAAAACTTGAATTTTTGGCTGTGTCGGATATTTTTCTTACTGAGACTGCAAGTCTTGCAGATGTCGTCTTTCCAGCAGCAGCGTGGAGTGAAAAAGACGGCACTTACACAAACCTTGAACGGAGACTTCAGAGATTAAGAAAAGGAGCCATGACCAGCCGTGGCAGAGCAGATTGGAAAATCCTTGCCGATATTTGTAAGGCATTTGGAATGAAAAAAACGTACCCAGACGTTAAAAGCGTGTGGGAGGAGATAAGTAAAATATCCACAGTACACACCGGTGTTAGATATGACTCACTAACAGGGCGCAGCGGTATATGGCCCTATGGCGGCGAGCCTTTAAGAGGGATAGAGGGAGATTTTGAAGTGGAAGGGCTTGAGGATATACCTGTATTATCCGTTTTATCGCAAAACGGCAGGGTTATTTTAAAAGAGGACAGATCACTGCTTCACTCCTCCACCCTTTCCAGATACTCAGCCGCTCTTATGGGGATAGCCCCTGAGCCGCTTGTTATGATAAACCCACTGACTGCACAGTCTTTGGGACTTGGCAATAATGAGCGAGTTGCCCTGACAAGCGACAAAGGAACGGCAGAGGCTGTTGTGCGAGCCGACAGAGGGATGCCCGAGGGTGTGGCGGCGCTTTCAAATGCGTTTAAAGACAGCGGCTTTCGCTCTATTGTAGGATACACAACAGACCCGATTCTAAAAAGTCTCACCATAACAGACCGAGTTGTAACAATAGAGAGGGCTAAGGAACTATGA